In Verrucomicrobiia bacterium, the genomic window GAGGAGGGCGATGAGGTGATCATCCCAGCGCCTTACTGGCTGAGCTATCCTGAGATGGTGAAAATGGCTAGCGCCAAGCCGGTGATTATCGAGACGACCGATAAGACCGAGTTCAAGCTCACACCCGAAATGTTGCGCCGGGCCATTACCCCGCGCACGCGCCTGCTTGTCCTCAATTCACCCAGCAACCCCACAGGCACTGTTTATACGCCCGAAGAGATTAAAGCCCTGGGAGACGTCTGCGTGGAGAAAGGCGTTCTCATCATGAGCGACGAGATTTACGAGCACCTGCTTTACGACGGGGCAACGCACAAAAGCGTGGCGAGTTTTTCCCCAGCTCATTTGGAGCATACGATTATTGTTCACGGTTTTGCGAAGGCTTGGAGCATGACTGGCTGGCGCCTGGGCTGGTGCGCGGCCCCTGAACCCATTGCCAAGGCCATCGATGCGGTCCAAAGCCACAGCACCAGCAACCCGACTTCTTTCGCCCAGAAGGGCGCCGTTGCCGCGCTGACCGGCCCCCAGGATCATCTGAAAGTCTGGCTGGCCGAGTTCAACCGGCGGCGCACCTTCGCCTGGCAGAAGCTCAACAGCATTCCAGGGATTTCCTGCGTCAATGCCAGAGGCGCGTTTTACCTGTTCCCCAACATCTCGAAAACGGGGTTCAAATCCACCGAGTTCTGCGCCCGTTTGCTGGAGGCCGAGAAGGTGGCGGCGGTCCCA contains:
- a CDS encoding pyridoxal phosphate-dependent aminotransferase, coding for MNYKISHRAAALSPSLTLAIDSKAKQMKAEGQDVVGFGAGEPDFDTPQHIKDAAAKALAAGFTKYTPAAGIPELRQAIADKHKRENGLTFKPSQIIVSCGGKHSCFNVIFATCEEGDEVIIPAPYWLSYPEMVKMASAKPVIIETTDKTEFKLTPEMLRRAITPRTRLLVLNSPSNPTGTVYTPEEIKALGDVCVEKGVLIMSDEIYEHLLYDGATHKSVASFSPAHLEHTIIVHGFAKAWSMTGWRLGWCAAPEPIAKAIDAVQSHSTSNPTSFAQKGAVAALTGPQDHLKVWLAEFNRRRTFAWQKLNSIPGISCVNARGAFYLFPNISKTGFKSTEFCARLLEAEKVAAVPGIAFGADDYIRLSYATSMANIEKGLERIERFCKASQVSDGRSGS